A region from the Pseudomonadales bacterium genome encodes:
- a CDS encoding phosphoribosylaminoimidazolesuccinocarboxamide synthase, which produces MEKKDELYKGKAKTVYATNDPDRLIMFFRNDTSAFDGKKLAQLDRKGMVNNKFNAFIMQKLQAAGIPTHFENLLNDQECVVKKLTMLPVECVVRNRAAGSMCRRLGIQEGAELSPPTFEFFLKSDALGDPMINESHIETFQWATREQVEAMKAMTFRVNQILQEIFLAGDLVLVDSKLEFGLFNGELVLGDEFSPDGCRLWDKTTGEKMDKDRFRQDLGNVIEAYEQVARRIGVPL; this is translated from the coding sequence ATAGAGAAGAAAGATGAGCTGTATAAAGGTAAAGCGAAAACTGTATATGCCACCAATGATCCCGATCGTTTAATTATGTTTTTTCGTAATGATACTTCTGCTTTTGACGGTAAGAAGTTGGCGCAGTTGGATCGTAAGGGCATGGTGAACAACAAGTTCAATGCCTTCATCATGCAAAAATTACAAGCAGCAGGTATTCCAACGCACTTTGAAAATTTATTGAATGATCAAGAGTGTGTTGTCAAAAAATTAACGATGCTACCTGTAGAGTGCGTAGTGCGTAATCGCGCAGCAGGTAGTATGTGTCGCCGTCTAGGTATTCAAGAAGGCGCGGAATTGTCACCGCCCACTTTTGAATTTTTCTTGAAGAGTGATGCGTTGGGTGACCCCATGATCAATGAATCGCATATTGAAACTTTTCAATGGGCGACACGCGAGCAAGTGGAGGCGATGAAAGCAATGACTTTTCGCGTCAACCAAATACTGCAAGAAATTTTTCTCGCAGGTGATTTGGTGCTCGTGGATTCCAAGCTGGAATTTGGTTTATTTAATGGCGAGCTGGTATTGGGTGACGAATTCAGCCCCGATGGTTGTCGTTTGTGGGACAAAACTACTGGCGAAAAGATGGACAAAGATCGCTTCCGTCAAGATTTGGGTAATGTGATTGAGGCATATGAGCAAGTTGCTCGACGCATTGGTGTTCCTCTGTAA
- a CDS encoding MBL fold metallo-hydrolase, whose amino-acid sequence MRFASIGSGSRGNGTLVQADDTLLLVDCGFALKETIARLARLGVEPQQLSAILVTHEHGDHCSGVRVLANRYQLPVYMTAGTARSKALVDVAQMNIIDSYSSFSVNEVIVQPVAVPHDAAEPVQFVFHWQARCLGILTDIGTITPFVKQHYQACDALLLESNHCLDMLARSDYPSSLKLRVSGRFGHLSNAQAADLLEDIDLARLQHLVIAHLSEKNNTLERVQKSMEKVIQNVSNVLFACQEQGFDWLSVNQSVGYVVSHMSRDVA is encoded by the coding sequence ATGCGCTTTGCATCCATTGGCAGCGGTAGTCGCGGTAATGGCACTTTGGTGCAAGCTGATGACACATTGCTGCTAGTGGATTGTGGTTTTGCACTGAAAGAGACTATTGCTCGTCTAGCAAGATTGGGGGTGGAGCCGCAGCAGTTGAGTGCGATCTTGGTGACACACGAGCATGGAGATCATTGCAGTGGTGTTCGTGTGTTGGCGAATCGCTATCAGTTGCCGGTGTATATGACAGCGGGTACAGCGCGCTCCAAAGCTTTGGTCGATGTGGCGCAAATGAACATCATTGACAGTTATTCGTCTTTTTCTGTGAATGAAGTAATAGTGCAGCCAGTTGCTGTGCCACATGATGCGGCAGAGCCTGTGCAATTTGTTTTTCATTGGCAGGCGCGCTGTCTCGGTATACTGACCGATATCGGCACAATTACACCGTTTGTAAAACAACACTACCAAGCTTGTGATGCATTGTTATTAGAAAGTAATCACTGCCTTGATATGTTGGCGCGCAGTGATTATCCCTCGTCGTTAAAATTGCGTGTGAGCGGACGCTTTGGGCATTTAAGTAATGCGCAAGCAGCTGATCTACTAGAAGATATTGATCTTGCGCGGTTGCAGCATTTAGTCATCGCACATTTAAGTGAAAAAAATAACACGCTGGAGCGTGTGCAAAAGAGCATGGAAAAAGTAATACAGAATGTAAGCAATGTTCTGTTTGCTTGTCAGGAGCAAGGGTTTGATTGGTTGAGTGTCAATCAATCAGTGGGTTATGTTGTCAGTCATATGTCGAGAGATGTCGCATGA
- the bamC gene encoding outer membrane protein assembly factor BamC, translating into MRIKKTFCSSLAALLVMSVSGCGLFFGDDGVFRDRRDDYLKAQSVEPIKIPSDSKGERLGQLFVIPPLAGTGSTAPAEFVVPKPSAPEKIVEQTDQIKIQKLGERRWIDIRRTPAAVWPQVRDFLSNQSMPIVEQSSVGGTLETAWIPAQTTGVDRYRIQLESGLSPQSTEIRVVQMNAARADDSAAWPERSMDADREAWLIKELATYLASHTDTQASMLAQGANHQAQRVLLLQSPEPILQMTVDYARAWASVSGALNSDGYRVDSANREQGDWLVSVVSSEDKDETTQYRAHLQRLTDDKVQVTVRSSDGETLPEAEAEKLLQHIWDNLL; encoded by the coding sequence ATGCGGATCAAAAAAACTTTCTGCAGCTCTCTAGCCGCATTATTGGTGATGTCAGTTAGTGGTTGTGGTTTGTTTTTTGGCGACGATGGAGTATTTCGCGATCGCCGTGATGATTACCTGAAAGCGCAGAGTGTTGAACCTATCAAAATTCCTTCAGACAGTAAGGGCGAGCGGCTAGGCCAGTTGTTTGTTATTCCACCTTTAGCGGGTACTGGTAGCACAGCACCGGCAGAGTTTGTTGTACCAAAACCTTCAGCACCTGAGAAAATTGTTGAACAAACGGATCAAATTAAAATTCAGAAATTGGGTGAGCGTCGTTGGATTGATATTCGTCGCACACCTGCAGCTGTATGGCCACAGGTGCGTGATTTCTTATCAAATCAAAGCATGCCCATTGTTGAGCAAAGTTCCGTTGGCGGCACGCTGGAAACGGCATGGATACCCGCACAGACCACCGGTGTGGATCGCTACCGCATTCAGTTGGAATCCGGTTTGAGCCCACAGTCTACGGAGATTCGCGTGGTGCAAATGAATGCAGCCCGTGCGGATGACAGTGCGGCGTGGCCAGAGCGTTCCATGGATGCTGATCGTGAAGCTTGGTTGATCAAAGAGCTAGCAACTTATTTAGCAAGCCATACCGATACACAAGCATCCATGTTGGCGCAGGGTGCTAATCATCAAGCGCAGCGTGTGCTTTTGCTGCAATCCCCCGAGCCAATTTTACAAATGACAGTGGATTACGCGAGAGCGTGGGCATCGGTAAGTGGCGCACTGAATAGCGATGGTTATCGCGTCGATAGCGCCAACCGTGAACAAGGGGACTGGCTGGTATCGGTTGTATCGAGCGAAGATAAAGACGAAACGACGCAATACCGTGCGCACCTTCAGCGTTTAACAGATGACAAAGTGCAAGTGACTGTGCGCAGCAGTGACGGTGAAACATTGCCAGAAGCGGAAGCAGAAAAATTGCTGCAACACATTTGGGATAACTTACTCTGA